The Chryseobacterium aureum genome contains a region encoding:
- a CDS encoding patatin-like phospholipase family protein, with translation MKKILIFLAIAISLIVKSQQKNDSLNIALQNVTKDTKFGLALSGGGAKGFAHIGILKMIDSLGIKVDYITGTSMGGILGGLYAMGYNADQLKRTVYKMDWNRILSNKIPYNKVNISEKDEYDKYILEFPVVKGIPTLPSSYIEGQYMGEVLNTLTFNAKHINDFSKLRIPVQLTSSDIENGGLVMQKEGSLPLAIRSTLAIPAAFAPVYIDGKLLVDGGLDRNYPANEVREMGADFVIGGYTGFRLFTKKEIENPMKMIYQTHAIRSVEDFKHQKDLSNILVDFVDPLGEITTKDFAKFRRIIKIGEVEARKHLPEFVALAEAQRKSGIKYEHTMIEELKLPTTKFTFNEEDGTPITDSAEIEVLKKQMGLTEGKYYDAKMVNEAIDRVFGMRQYVKVYYTYTNVNEGLVMNVFVKRAKKGAFKLALHYDTEQSVGIIVNYTYRNILLNRSRFLATVDISERFKAKLAYQQFLDSGERLWLDLEAKMVNLKSNDLNFRLYDVNEDGSDRFPNHMYRNITGNIALNYNINPNAYLSVGTEFSTERMYSLLDKVDQSKVDNYSKKLYNHSNFNTFLKFEQNNLNKRYFTTKGNHLQISTRFYYGDRYQLYDLATVQPLLNLILNPKDPYYYEPQNLISFTLNENFYHPITRRLTVKANVFLGASFGSKRDDQVPYLFLNQKYNLGGSEYNYDLLSPEFNGLRQKELPMTSVAKAAVAFQYRIMKKLYLTPSFSYGKVSEELSPFNSSFDMFGYGVNLGYESLIGPINLNISRNNQLDFSRIYFSVGFKF, from the coding sequence ATGAAAAAAATTCTGATATTTTTAGCAATTGCTATTTCTCTTATTGTCAAATCTCAGCAAAAGAATGATTCCCTGAATATTGCCCTGCAGAACGTAACCAAAGACACTAAATTTGGTCTTGCGCTCAGTGGTGGAGGTGCAAAAGGATTTGCTCACATTGGAATTCTGAAAATGATTGATTCTTTGGGAATTAAAGTGGACTATATCACTGGCACCAGTATGGGCGGAATCCTGGGAGGATTGTATGCCATGGGATATAATGCTGACCAGCTGAAGCGTACTGTCTATAAAATGGACTGGAACAGGATTCTGAGCAATAAAATCCCTTATAATAAAGTCAATATCAGTGAAAAAGATGAATATGATAAATATATTCTTGAGTTTCCGGTAGTAAAAGGTATTCCGACACTTCCCAGCTCCTATATTGAAGGACAGTACATGGGAGAAGTGCTTAATACCCTTACTTTCAATGCAAAACATATCAATGATTTCAGTAAACTGAGAATTCCTGTTCAGCTTACTTCATCCGATATTGAAAACGGAGGACTGGTAATGCAGAAAGAGGGCTCTTTACCTTTGGCTATTCGTTCTACGCTGGCTATTCCTGCGGCTTTTGCTCCAGTTTATATTGATGGAAAGCTTTTGGTGGACGGTGGGTTAGACCGTAATTATCCGGCTAATGAAGTTCGTGAGATGGGAGCAGATTTTGTGATTGGAGGATATACCGGTTTCAGACTTTTTACCAAAAAAGAGATTGAAAACCCGATGAAGATGATCTATCAGACCCATGCCATCCGTTCCGTGGAAGATTTTAAACACCAAAAAGATTTATCCAACATTCTCGTAGACTTTGTAGATCCGCTGGGGGAGATTACAACGAAAGATTTTGCTAAATTCAGAAGGATCATCAAAATAGGAGAGGTAGAAGCCAGAAAACATCTTCCTGAATTTGTAGCCCTGGCGGAAGCGCAAAGAAAATCGGGAATTAAGTATGAGCATACGATGATAGAAGAACTGAAACTGCCTACAACAAAATTCACTTTTAACGAAGAAGACGGAACCCCTATTACAGATTCGGCAGAGATCGAAGTCCTGAAAAAGCAGATGGGCCTTACAGAAGGAAAGTATTACGATGCAAAAATGGTAAATGAAGCCATAGACCGTGTGTTCGGGATGAGGCAGTACGTCAAGGTGTATTACACCTATACGAATGTAAATGAGGGTCTTGTAATGAATGTCTTTGTGAAAAGAGCAAAAAAAGGCGCTTTTAAGCTGGCTCTGCACTATGATACAGAACAGTCCGTGGGAATTATTGTGAATTATACTTACAGGAATATCCTTCTGAACAGATCAAGATTCCTGGCAACAGTAGATATTTCGGAACGTTTCAAGGCTAAGCTTGCTTACCAGCAGTTTTTAGACAGCGGAGAGCGTCTGTGGCTGGATCTGGAAGCAAAGATGGTGAATCTTAAAAGTAATGACCTGAATTTCAGACTGTATGATGTGAATGAGGATGGAAGCGACCGTTTCCCCAATCATATGTACCGGAATATTACCGGAAATATTGCCCTGAATTATAATATCAATCCCAATGCTTACCTGTCTGTAGGAACAGAATTCAGCACAGAAAGAATGTACAGCTTATTGGATAAAGTAGACCAGTCAAAAGTAGATAATTACAGCAAAAAATTATATAACCACAGCAATTTCAATACGTTCCTGAAGTTTGAGCAGAATAATCTGAACAAAAGATATTTTACCACAAAAGGGAATCATCTTCAGATAAGCACCAGATTTTATTATGGTGACCGATATCAGCTTTACGATCTGGCAACAGTACAGCCTCTTTTGAACCTCATTCTTAATCCGAAAGATCCTTATTATTATGAACCTCAAAACCTGATCTCTTTTACTTTAAATGAGAATTTTTACCACCCTATTACAAGAAGGCTCACGGTAAAAGCCAATGTATTTCTGGGAGCAAGCTTTGGTTCAAAAAGGGATGATCAGGTTCCGTACCTGTTCCTGAATCAGAAATATAACCTGGGAGGCAGTGAGTATAATTATGATCTTCTAAGCCCTGAATTTAATGGGCTGCGCCAGAAAGAACTTCCGATGACCTCAGTAGCCAAGGCTGCGGTAGCATTTCAGTACAGAATTATGAAAAAACTCTATCTTACGCCTTCATTCAGCTATGGAAAAGTAAGCGAAGAGCTCTCTCCTTTTAATAGCAGTTTTGATATGTTTGGTTACGGAGTAAATCTTGGATATGAATCTCTTATCGGCCCCATCAACCTGAATATTTCCAGAAACAACCAGCTGGATTTTTCAAGGATCTATTTCAGCGTTGGATTTAAATTCTAA
- a CDS encoding PD-(D/E)XK nuclease family protein codes for MKFLNKIIHELLAQNTDLSAFNIILPGKRPIVFIRQILEERHYSGFLPNFFTIEELINTIADQQIIQGIPLWLFSFDVYRSLNLIPRDDFSDFLKWFPTLQKDWDDILKFSDSDQAVLQYMFDEERIKEWAQDLGEDDDVPRKKFLNFWQNMNVFLPALKERLKEKNWATSGMIHEAAKARIVDFAKNTKEEFIFCGFNAFTPVEEKLVRSLLQWNKAQCFFQADRYYFDDERQEAGKFLRNHKTWKEFDDNRAFRWIEDDFNQPKKIKVYEVSGNVTQTKVLPEIFKEINNKTYSNTAVVLLDENLLPASLDVMHGVDNLNITMGFPLKNLSFSNAVKRLFYLQKQLEKNKSSYYYRDVFPILEELPKSVEDEQIINEFKAKVEERNIVYISKKLLHELLGRLSYIGLLQKAASTSVYLDMLIEFCQQVKWLEIDDIQYENVSHFENAFRIIKNQLTPYNIEIRMETLEILINQHINSESIDFQGEPLRGLQIMGLLETRLLNFENVILLSVNEGKLPLGNSQNTYIPFDIRRFFDLHTFLENDSIYAYHFYRLIQDAQNVHLLYNALSSGVNTGEKSRFITQIEMESSHEIEHLIIENSSEPITTQPIEIAKTQIVQERLQKWKEKVSASHLTSYLYNPIDFYLSKILNTSETDEIEEELSIKNYGNLVHYSLQEVYEVLRGKVLKESDLKNSVKAIDQYINTAIEKLKHQPEFYEKGMNYIHRAIAKKVIENVLNHDLELIRQGNKLEIIDIERKFENIDFPLDGNDKVSFFGFIDRIDMLNGTLRIIDYKTAKIKNLNVKIDQDNVDEYFHNSDRKQALQLCIYHYVVQHLPEFWGFPIETGIWSFADAKKGMVSLQFDKGNIDDAMKSVKSLILEILNPDINFVETIKTY; via the coding sequence TTGAAATTCCTCAATAAGATCATCCACGAGCTGCTGGCACAAAACACGGATCTTTCTGCGTTTAATATCATTCTGCCCGGAAAGCGTCCCATTGTGTTTATCAGACAGATTCTGGAGGAACGTCATTACTCCGGGTTTCTTCCCAATTTTTTTACCATTGAGGAACTCATCAATACCATAGCAGATCAGCAGATCATTCAGGGAATTCCGCTGTGGCTTTTTTCATTTGATGTGTACAGAAGCCTGAATCTTATTCCAAGAGATGATTTTTCAGACTTTCTGAAATGGTTTCCCACCTTACAGAAGGATTGGGATGATATTCTCAAGTTCTCCGACAGTGATCAGGCTGTTCTTCAATATATGTTTGATGAAGAAAGGATCAAGGAATGGGCCCAGGATCTGGGTGAGGACGATGATGTCCCAAGAAAGAAATTCCTTAATTTCTGGCAGAATATGAATGTTTTTCTCCCAGCTTTAAAAGAGAGGCTGAAGGAAAAAAACTGGGCAACCTCAGGAATGATTCATGAGGCTGCTAAAGCCAGAATCGTTGATTTCGCTAAAAATACCAAAGAAGAATTTATTTTCTGCGGATTCAATGCTTTTACTCCGGTGGAAGAAAAGCTTGTAAGAAGCCTTTTGCAATGGAATAAAGCGCAGTGTTTCTTCCAGGCAGACCGTTATTATTTCGATGATGAGAGACAGGAAGCAGGAAAATTCCTGAGAAATCATAAAACCTGGAAAGAATTTGATGATAACAGAGCTTTCCGATGGATAGAAGACGATTTTAACCAGCCTAAAAAAATTAAAGTATATGAAGTCTCCGGCAATGTCACCCAGACCAAGGTACTGCCTGAGATCTTTAAAGAGATCAATAATAAAACCTATTCCAATACGGCAGTGGTATTGCTGGATGAAAATCTCCTTCCGGCCAGTCTTGATGTCATGCATGGTGTTGATAATTTGAATATTACGATGGGGTTTCCATTAAAAAACCTATCGTTCTCCAATGCGGTCAAACGCCTTTTTTATCTCCAGAAACAGCTGGAAAAAAACAAATCCTCCTATTATTACAGAGACGTTTTTCCCATTTTGGAAGAACTTCCGAAATCTGTGGAAGACGAGCAGATTATCAATGAGTTTAAAGCCAAAGTAGAAGAGAGGAATATTGTTTATATCTCCAAGAAACTTCTGCATGAACTGCTGGGCAGACTGTCCTATATCGGGCTTCTTCAGAAAGCTGCCAGCACCAGTGTCTATCTGGATATGCTGATTGAGTTTTGCCAGCAGGTAAAATGGCTTGAAATAGACGATATTCAGTATGAGAATGTTTCCCACTTTGAAAATGCATTCAGAATTATTAAAAACCAGCTGACTCCCTACAACATCGAGATCAGAATGGAAACACTGGAAATCCTGATTAACCAGCATATCAACTCTGAGAGTATAGATTTCCAGGGTGAGCCGTTAAGAGGTCTTCAGATCATGGGACTGCTGGAAACCCGTCTCCTGAATTTTGAAAATGTTATTCTGCTTTCCGTCAACGAAGGAAAACTTCCTCTTGGAAATTCCCAGAATACCTATATTCCTTTTGATATCCGAAGGTTCTTTGATCTGCATACGTTTCTTGAAAATGACAGCATTTATGCCTATCACTTTTACAGGTTGATTCAGGATGCCCAAAATGTGCATTTGCTATACAATGCCTTAAGTTCCGGAGTAAATACCGGAGAAAAAAGCAGGTTCATTACCCAAATTGAAATGGAAAGTTCTCATGAGATAGAACATCTGATTATCGAGAACTCTTCCGAACCCATTACGACTCAACCTATCGAAATTGCCAAGACGCAGATTGTACAGGAACGTCTTCAGAAGTGGAAGGAAAAAGTATCAGCTTCCCATCTTACGAGCTACCTTTATAATCCTATTGATTTTTATCTTTCCAAGATTCTGAACACTTCAGAAACAGATGAAATTGAAGAAGAGCTGTCGATAAAGAACTACGGAAATTTAGTGCATTATTCACTTCAAGAAGTATATGAGGTATTGAGGGGTAAGGTTTTAAAAGAAAGTGATTTAAAGAATTCAGTTAAAGCGATAGATCAATATATCAATACAGCTATTGAAAAGCTGAAGCATCAGCCGGAATTTTATGAAAAGGGGATGAATTACATCCACAGGGCTATTGCCAAAAAAGTAATTGAAAATGTTCTTAACCATGATCTTGAACTCATTAGGCAGGGGAACAAACTAGAGATTATTGATATTGAAAGAAAGTTTGAAAACATAGATTTTCCTCTTGATGGAAATGATAAAGTTTCTTTTTTCGGATTCATTGACCGGATTGATATGCTGAACGGAACACTTAGAATTATTGATTATAAAACAGCCAAAATTAAAAATCTGAATGTAAAAATTGATCAGGATAATGTAGATGAATATTTTCATAACAGCGACAGAAAGCAGGCACTTCAGCTCTGTATTTATCACTATGTAGTACAGCATCTGCCTGAGTTTTGGGGATTCCCTATAGAAACAGGAATCTGGAGTTTTGCCGATGCTAAAAAGGGAATGGTTTCGTTGCAGTTTGACAAAGGAAATATTGATGATGCCATGAAATCCGTAAAAAGCCTGATCCTGGAAATCCTAAATCCGGATATTAATTTTGTAGAAACCATAAAAACGTATTAA